CGCCCAAATCTTGTCAACACTTTTTTTTGACCCTAAGGTGGCCTTGGGAGAAGATTGCTGGATGAAAATGTGGATTCTTGGAAGCCATTGTTGCCAAGGATCCATGCGGTGGGTGGCTACAGCCTAACCCATCGGTATTTTTAGGTATTTTTGGACTCAGGGCAGGGATTTAGCTCATGTGGAAATTGGGGGGTGCATTGGAACATGAATCAGTTCATACCTGGATATCCTGAACTCAGCCCAGCTGATCCCCTGATGATGAACCTTGGACCTGGCGGTTTTTCTCAAGCATGGATTTGGCCAACAAAGCGGCTCCTATGGCCCCTGCCAGCTGGGTGTCGTATCTGGGTTTGAGGCTTCTTAGGCCGATTTCTCTCTCTATTCGCGTCACAACCCCTGGATTTTTAGCTATCCCGCCTGTGACGGCAAATTCCTTTTCCACCCCAATTCTTTCCAACATCAAAACCACCTTGCGGGCCATGGCCGAGCAATAGGCTGCCAGGACCCTCTCCTTGGGCCAACCTGAGCGAAGAAGCCTGGAAGCCTCACTCTTGGCAAAGACCACACAGGTGCTGCTAACAGGGGGAGGCTCCTCCTCCACTCTTAGGGAAAGCTCACCCATCTCCTGAAGGCCAAGACCCATCAGCTCGGCCAAAACTTCCATGCCCCGTCCGGTGCCTGCCGCACATTTGTCGTTCATGAGAAAAGACAGGACCTTTCCTTCATGGTCGCAACGAATGGCCTTACAATCCTGCCCTCCCATGTCCAAGATGGTGCGCACCGAAGGACCGTAGATGAAGTTAGCGCCTTTGGCATGGCAAGCTATCTCGGTTACCGTGCGACCGGCAAAGGGCACATTCACCCTGCCATATCCCGTCCCTATGATATAATGAATCCCCTCTACGCTCAGACCCGTTTGTTCCAGAGCCCATTGCATGGCCTTTTGAGCGCTCTTAGCACTTTCGGAACCGGTATGGATGTTGGAGTAGCAGTAAAGCTCCCCGTCCAACATCACAACCGCCTGGGTGCTTACTGATCCCACATCCACCCCGGCTGTAATCAGCTGAGCTTCTCTCCAGTCCAGATCAGGGGAAATCCATCTGGACTCAGGCCATGCGAAACTCTCTGACATTTCCTCCTCCTGCCCCTGCTTCTGTGAAGGCCCATCTGCAGGCTGGCTTGTGCCTAGGCCCCCTTAGCCGTGGGCCCAGAGCACCAATCCCAACAGAACTCGGACCCTGTCCTAGCTTGACTCCGCAGCCAGAATAGCAGCCCCCAGGGCACCCACCAGCTCGGGTTGATCAGGGACTCTTACGGTAACTCCCAGGAGGTTGCTCAGGGCCTTTACCACTCCCACATTTCTGCCAACCCCTCCCACCAGAACCACTTCGGGTTCCACTCCCACCCGCCTCACCATAGAGGCTATTCTCTCTGCAATGGCATCGTGCACGGCCCTGGCCATGTCAGGCTTAGGGGTATTGGCATGCACAAGGGAGACCACCTCGCTTTCTGCAAATACCGTACACTGGGCATTTATGCACACCTTTTCTGTGGCCTCCAGAGCCAGGGAACCCATTTCTTCAAGAGTCAATTCCAGGGCCCGAGCCATGGTCTCCAGGAAAACACCGGCTCCTGCTGCGCACCTGTCGTTTATGACAAAATCCACAAGCCTGCCCTGGCTGTCTGTCCTGAGGGCCCTGGCTTCCTCAGCCCCTACATCTATGACGGTTCTGGCCTGGGGGAACAGGTAAACCGCGCCTCTGGCATCTGCGCTGACCTCTGTGACACTGTCCTGGTGAAAACTCACCTGGAGCTTGCCGCATCCTGTGGCAACAACCTTCTGGACCCTCTCCCTGGAAACTCTAGCCAGCTCCAATGCCTCTGCGAAGGCCTTTTCTACCGCCGCTGATGTGTCTCCTCCGGCCAGGACCAAGCTCCAACCCAGTATCTTGTTCTCCCCCAAAACCACCACCTTCACGCTCTTGGCCCCACAGTCCACCCCTGCCGTGATCATCCCATCACTCCCCGAGACTCCTATATCCGAGAATATCCACCTGCCCAAGCCCCACCCAACACAGGACCACCATCAGGCGCAGCACAAGAAGAAGTTATCATCGGCCCAGGTCTTTGCACAAGCCGAACACTTTGATCGCCACAACGGAAATGCCCAGATTCAATTCTCCTTGAGGGGAGTCCAAGGCTTGGGAGAAGATCTCTGAAGGTATTGAATTCCCTTTGCTCAGCCAAAAAAATGAACCTGGCCCAAAAAAAAATCAAGGCGCCTTAGTCCAAATCCACCTCAGTCTTGCATCTGTTACACCTCATGGCTCCACGGAAAAGCTTGTTGCCACACTGAGGACAAATGTACCTCAGCTCCTCCTCCATGACCCATTTTTCTGTGCCCAACTCCCGCCTAAAGGGAACTGCCCTCAGGATGACTTTCTTGCCCACGCTCATGGGGAAATCCTCTATGTACCCGCAGGGAAACTCCTGGCACTGATGGCAGCCCTGGTAGCCCCTTTGAGCTGTGCAGGCCCTTATTTCGCATTGCTCGCAGTGCATGAAACGGTTTTCTGAAAGGCAACCCTCGCACCTGATATCTTCCTCGGTGAGCCCCTGACTGCCCGGAAGCGTTCCTTTTCCTGGGGAGTGGCCTTTGTAGAGCTCCACGAGCTTTTGCTTTAGTTTCTGGTTATGGTCCCTGTGTGCTATGAAAATGGCACACACCCCGCAGTAAAGCCCGCATGGTGCCAGAAAATTAGGATTGATCTCCATGGTTGTTCCCCCTTTCCCACTCGGGCCTTTGGAAGAATCAATGGGGAGATGAGCCTGATGTAACTTACTTCTCTTTCCAGACAGGCTGCCTTTTTTCTAGAAAGGCCTGGAGTCCTTCCAGGGCATCATGGGTTGCCATGAGCTCTTTGAGATAGATCTCCTCTATGCGCCCAAGTCCTCTTGCCAAGGCCGTATCCCATCCCTCAACCACTGCCTTGCGGGCAAGTCTCAAGACCACCCCGCTTAGTTTTCCGAAACGAGAAGCCCAGGCCTGTGCTTCACCCTCCAGCTGCTCCTGAGGGACTACCTTGTTTACAAGCCCTATCTCCAGGGCATCCTGAGCCGAGATGGTCTCTCCTGAGAGCACCAGCTCCATGGCCTTTTTTCTTCCTATGATTCTGGGAAAGGCCAGGGCTGCAATGGGCGGAAAGACCCCCACCTGTATCTCGGGTTGACCGAATCGGGCCTTGTCACCGGCCAAGACCATGTCGCAGTATGTTGCAAGCTCGCACCCGCCTCCCAGCGCTGCTCCCTGCACCACGGCCAGGCTAGGCACACCCAGGGAGTCCATCTTCCTGAAAATGGAATGAAA
The sequence above is drawn from the bacterium genome and encodes:
- the bzdQ gene encoding benzoyl-CoA reductase, bzd-type, subunit Q, which produces MSESFAWPESRWISPDLDWREAQLITAGVDVGSVSTQAVVMLDGELYCYSNIHTGSESAKSAQKAMQWALEQTGLSVEGIHYIIGTGYGRVNVPFAGRTVTEIACHAKGANFIYGPSVRTILDMGGQDCKAIRCDHEGKVLSFLMNDKCAAGTGRGMEVLAELMGLGLQEMGELSLRVEEEPPPVSSTCVVFAKSEASRLLRSGWPKERVLAAYCSAMARKVVLMLERIGVEKEFAVTGGIAKNPGVVTRIEREIGLRSLKPRYDTQLAGAIGAALLAKSMLEKNRQVQGSSSGDQLG
- a CDS encoding acyl-CoA dehydratase activase, with the translated sequence MITAGVDCGAKSVKVVVLGENKILGWSLVLAGGDTSAAVEKAFAEALELARVSRERVQKVVATGCGKLQVSFHQDSVTEVSADARGAVYLFPQARTVIDVGAEEARALRTDSQGRLVDFVINDRCAAGAGVFLETMARALELTLEEMGSLALEATEKVCINAQCTVFAESEVVSLVHANTPKPDMARAVHDAIAERIASMVRRVGVEPEVVLVGGVGRNVGVVKALSNLLGVTVRVPDQPELVGALGAAILAAESS
- a CDS encoding DUF3795 domain-containing protein — protein: MEINPNFLAPCGLYCGVCAIFIAHRDHNQKLKQKLVELYKGHSPGKGTLPGSQGLTEEDIRCEGCLSENRFMHCEQCEIRACTAQRGYQGCHQCQEFPCGYIEDFPMSVGKKVILRAVPFRRELGTEKWVMEEELRYICPQCGNKLFRGAMRCNRCKTEVDLD
- a CDS encoding enoyl-CoA hydratase/isomerase family protein encodes the protein MAEGFEFIEKELKEKVAWITLKRPPLNWMNIQMMEEINRALDGLASSPPNLLVFRAEGKAFSVGVEVADHLGDKADYMIQVFHSIFRKMDSLGVPSLAVVQGAALGGGCELATYCDMVLAGDKARFGQPEIQVGVFPPIAALAFPRIIGRKKAMELVLSGETISAQDALEIGLVNKVVPQEQLEGEAQAWASRFGKLSGVVLRLARKAVVEGWDTALARGLGRIEEIYLKELMATHDALEGLQAFLEKRQPVWKEK